The following proteins are encoded in a genomic region of Actinomycetota bacterium:
- a CDS encoding HAMP domain-containing sensor histidine kinase, with translation MPRRRWGVRARLARTLGITAALSVAGTALITFYLVRQYAEQQALDQLSRQGAAAAADTVSLESSGKAPEPALTAALKTLLTGSGDRVVYVTPAGQILGQDTIAIAVARAINLTPAVGGRTVQGTVQVPQGDYVYVAEPVPGRRARGAVSAVVLARPVGLAATVWKPVIGRVLLAGALAVLVAIAASLWVARRLADPLRRVSEATRKVGAGDLTQRVPVEGAGELAELAQQFNAMSEALSEARRREHEFLANVSHELRTPITAIRGYAEALADGTARGAAGEAEAVRVIGDEAARLELLVRDVIDLARLGAHEFSLDRRAASLGPTLDEAVATHAARAAAAGVVLRAGADLGGVTVVTDPLRVRQIASNLIDNALRVTPAGGSISLTARATPDEVIVEVADTGPGIAPGDLPHVFERSYLWAKAQSHQPVGTGLGLAIVRDLAVALGGRVEVASVVGSGTTFSLHLPRSATGTESPRGPATAAPPASP, from the coding sequence CCCTGGACCAGCTCAGCCGCCAGGGCGCCGCCGCCGCGGCCGACACCGTCAGCCTGGAGTCCTCCGGCAAGGCACCCGAGCCCGCCCTCACCGCGGCCTTGAAGACGCTGCTCACCGGGTCTGGGGACCGGGTCGTGTACGTCACGCCCGCCGGCCAGATCCTGGGCCAGGACACCATCGCGATCGCCGTCGCCCGGGCCATCAACCTGACCCCGGCGGTGGGCGGCAGGACGGTCCAGGGCACGGTGCAGGTCCCCCAGGGGGACTACGTCTACGTCGCCGAGCCGGTGCCCGGCCGCCGGGCGCGGGGAGCGGTGTCGGCCGTCGTGCTCGCCCGGCCGGTGGGCCTGGCAGCCACGGTGTGGAAACCGGTGATCGGGCGGGTGCTCCTCGCCGGGGCACTGGCGGTGCTGGTGGCCATCGCCGCCTCGCTGTGGGTCGCCCGACGCCTGGCAGACCCGCTCCGCCGGGTGTCGGAGGCCACCCGCAAGGTGGGGGCGGGCGACCTGACCCAGCGGGTACCGGTCGAGGGGGCCGGCGAGCTTGCCGAGCTGGCCCAGCAATTCAACGCCATGTCGGAGGCCCTCTCCGAGGCCCGGCGGCGGGAGCACGAGTTCCTCGCCAACGTCAGCCACGAGCTGCGCACGCCCATCACCGCCATCCGGGGCTACGCCGAGGCCCTGGCGGACGGCACCGCCCGGGGTGCCGCGGGCGAGGCCGAGGCGGTCCGGGTGATCGGCGACGAGGCAGCCCGTCTGGAGCTGCTGGTCCGGGACGTGATCGACCTCGCCCGCCTGGGCGCGCACGAGTTCAGCCTCGACCGGCGCGCGGCCAGCCTGGGGCCCACCCTGGACGAGGCGGTCGCCACCCACGCCGCCCGGGCGGCCGCCGCCGGGGTGGTGCTGCGCGCCGGGGCGGACCTCGGTGGCGTCACGGTGGTCACTGACCCCCTCCGGGTGCGCCAGATTGCCAGCAACCTGATCGATAATGCCCTCCGGGTAACACCCGCCGGGGGATCGATCTCCCTCACGGCCCGGGCGACGCCGGACGAAGTGATCGTGGAGGTCGCCGACACCGGTCCGGGCATCGCCCCGGGCGACCTGCCCCACGTCTTCGAACGTTCCTACCTGTGGGCTAAGGCGCAGAGCCACCAACCGGTCGGCACCGGGCTGGGACTAGCCATCGTGCGCGATCTGGCGGTGGCGCTGGGCGGCCGGGTGGAGGTGGCGAGCGTGGTCGGGTCGGGGACGACCTTCAGCCTGCACCTGCCCCGCTCGGCGACGGGGACGGAGTCCCCGAGGGGGCCGGCGACGGCTGCACCGCCAGCATCGCCGTGA